In the genome of Paenibacillus pabuli, one region contains:
- a CDS encoding GNAT family N-acetyltransferase, translating to MTPTLNPDYKTIEELSLNHWQPLSTLLFDGWVLRFAQGYTKRANSIQPLHYSTQDVHEKIEQCERIYASNQLSTIFKITPFIQPDHLDQLLHEKGYDVVDLSRVQTRSLATIKEPEHSDVKMDEQLTGEWLDHFCRLNQLSGLHRRTMEQMLNNIRTRTGFISLFIDGQVVACGFGVVERGYIGLYDIITDANFRNRGLAEQMILHLLHWGKENGATSSYLQVVANNAPALKLYAKLGYSEIYTYWYRVKKAKI from the coding sequence ATGACCCCTACATTGAATCCGGATTACAAAACCATTGAGGAACTATCACTCAACCATTGGCAGCCCTTATCCACTTTGCTTTTTGACGGATGGGTACTGCGTTTTGCACAGGGATATACGAAGCGCGCCAACTCTATTCAACCCCTTCACTACTCTACCCAAGATGTGCATGAAAAGATCGAGCAATGCGAGCGAATCTACGCTTCCAATCAGTTAAGTACCATATTCAAGATTACACCGTTTATCCAGCCGGATCATCTTGACCAGCTTTTGCATGAAAAGGGGTATGATGTTGTGGATCTGAGCCGGGTCCAGACTCGGAGCCTGGCAACCATTAAGGAGCCTGAGCACTCTGATGTAAAAATGGACGAACAGTTAACCGGAGAGTGGTTGGATCATTTTTGCAGACTGAATCAGCTAAGTGGTCTGCATCGGAGAACGATGGAACAAATGTTGAACAACATCCGTACGCGCACAGGTTTCATCTCGCTGTTCATCGACGGACAAGTCGTCGCTTGTGGATTCGGTGTGGTGGAACGAGGTTATATTGGACTGTATGACATCATTACGGACGCTAACTTTCGGAATCGGGGATTGGCCGAGCAGATGATCCTTCATTTGCTGCACTGGGGAAAAGAGAATGGCGCTACGTCCAGTTACCTGCAGGTGGTTGCTAATAATGCCCCCGCATTAAAATTGTATGCCAAACTTGGATACTCGGAAATCTATACATACTGGTATAGGGTCAAGAAAGCCAAAATCTGA
- a CDS encoding M48 family metallopeptidase, with the protein MLTIEVNNHIINCHIEYGKRKKASITMDLPYMVTIKAPNGTSEDMIRQLVTQHGEVILTKSALMQQALDGPQAKEYEEEGKGKFLLFGKEYALHELIEVEGRSEEDLRANLKKFYFAECKRMIGERIGRYQQELKVKPKSVDIVESATKWGSCSWDKKLTFNYRLAMAPLEVIDYVIIHELCHIHHMNHDRSFWRRVGSIMPDYKTKEDYLMRNGRAMTL; encoded by the coding sequence ATGCTAACTATTGAAGTAAACAATCACATCATTAACTGTCATATCGAATATGGGAAACGGAAGAAAGCTTCCATTACGATGGATTTACCCTATATGGTTACAATCAAGGCTCCCAATGGTACCAGCGAAGACATGATCCGGCAGCTTGTCACGCAACATGGGGAAGTGATTTTGACGAAATCAGCTCTGATGCAGCAGGCGTTGGACGGTCCTCAAGCGAAAGAATATGAAGAGGAAGGCAAAGGGAAGTTTCTGCTCTTTGGCAAAGAATATGCGCTGCATGAGTTAATTGAAGTAGAGGGACGTTCGGAAGAGGATTTGCGTGCGAATCTGAAGAAGTTTTATTTTGCCGAGTGTAAAAGAATGATTGGTGAACGAATTGGACGTTACCAGCAAGAGCTCAAGGTGAAACCGAAGTCGGTAGATATCGTCGAATCGGCAACAAAGTGGGGCAGCTGCAGTTGGGATAAAAAGCTGACATTCAACTACCGTTTGGCGATGGCACCGCTGGAAGTCATTGATTATGTCATCATTCATGAGCTATGCCATATTCATCATATGAATCATGATCGTTCGTTCTGGCGTCGTGTGGGTAGTATTATGCCCGACTACAAAACCAAGGAAGATTATCTGATGCGAAATGGCCGAGCTATGACGTTGTGA
- a CDS encoding iron chaperone: protein MSESNSFDVLVDEYISQFPSDVQVKLQALRQLIRDTAPNAVEKISYKMPTYAEHGNLVHFAAYSRHIGFYPGSSGIEAFKEELSRYKGAKGSVQFPLDQPLPEELIRRIVQFRVQENVEKAREKKRKK from the coding sequence ATGTCAGAGAGTAATTCTTTTGATGTGCTGGTAGATGAATATATCTCGCAATTTCCTTCGGATGTACAGGTCAAATTACAAGCATTAAGACAGCTGATTCGCGATACGGCTCCCAATGCCGTGGAGAAGATCAGTTACAAGATGCCAACGTATGCAGAGCACGGGAACTTGGTTCATTTTGCAGCCTACTCCAGGCATATCGGATTTTACCCGGGTTCCAGTGGAATCGAAGCGTTTAAGGAAGAACTCTCACGGTATAAGGGAGCCAAAGGGTCAGTTCAATTTCCACTGGATCAACCCTTGCCAGAAGAACTGATCCGCCGGATCGTGCAATTTCGGGTTCAGGAAAATGTCGAAAAAGCTCGGGAAAAGAAGCGAAAGAAGTAG
- a CDS encoding putative holin-like toxin yields the protein MTVFEAIMLMLTFGTLIVAILPDKRK from the coding sequence ATGACAGTTTTTGAAGCAATCATGCTGATGCTTACCTTCGGTACGCTCATCGTTGCCATTCTGCCCGATAAACGCAAATAG
- a CDS encoding alkene reductase has product MNKLWSETKVGNLKLPHRLAMAPMTRSRAEEDGTPGELTSLYYAQRASMGLLITEGAQPSDDGQGYLWSPGIYTEHHIAGWKKVTDAVHAAGGFMFIQLMHAGRMSHPDNTPHHRQPVAPSAIAPGVQMFTATGMQDIPVPRELSQEDIQTAIADFRKAAAAAIEAGADGVEIHGANGYLINQFIGENSNTRTDEYGGSIENRARFAIEVTKAVVEEIGAERTGFRISPGTPLGGIQDGEQGPELYLYLVQELAKLDLAYLHVMHLGNEKLLQGVRSIWTNPLLVNRAGRALEDLSIDLDNGIADIIPVGAWSLANPDLVERLKTGAPLNEADPKTFFAAGSKGYTDYPTLKELEAQKS; this is encoded by the coding sequence ATGAACAAATTGTGGAGTGAAACCAAAGTTGGTAACCTGAAATTGCCGCATCGTTTAGCTATGGCACCGATGACACGCAGCAGAGCAGAAGAAGACGGTACCCCGGGTGAATTAACCTCCCTGTATTATGCACAAAGAGCATCGATGGGGCTTCTAATCACGGAAGGTGCGCAACCATCCGATGATGGTCAAGGATACCTGTGGTCGCCGGGAATCTATACGGAACATCATATTGCAGGGTGGAAAAAAGTTACAGATGCCGTTCATGCAGCAGGCGGGTTTATGTTCATCCAGTTAATGCATGCTGGCCGTATGTCTCATCCCGATAATACACCTCATCATCGTCAGCCTGTCGCGCCGTCAGCGATTGCTCCAGGTGTTCAGATGTTTACCGCTACAGGCATGCAGGACATCCCTGTTCCGCGCGAGTTAAGCCAAGAGGATATTCAGACAGCCATTGCCGATTTCCGGAAGGCAGCAGCAGCAGCTATTGAAGCCGGTGCAGACGGCGTTGAAATTCACGGAGCTAATGGGTATCTCATTAATCAATTCATTGGTGAAAATTCGAATACACGGACGGATGAATATGGAGGATCGATCGAAAACCGGGCCCGTTTCGCAATTGAAGTGACAAAAGCCGTTGTAGAGGAAATTGGCGCAGAAAGAACAGGCTTCCGAATTTCACCGGGAACACCTCTTGGAGGAATTCAGGATGGGGAGCAAGGACCTGAACTCTACCTCTACCTGGTCCAAGAATTAGCGAAGCTGGATTTGGCTTACCTTCATGTGATGCATCTTGGAAATGAAAAGCTGCTCCAAGGCGTCCGCTCCATTTGGACCAATCCACTATTAGTCAACCGGGCAGGACGTGCTCTGGAAGATCTGAGTATCGATCTTGACAACGGCATAGCTGATATCATTCCAGTTGGTGCATGGTCATTAGCTAACCCGGATTTAGTAGAGCGCCTTAAAACAGGGGCTCCATTAAATGAGGCAGATCCTAAAACCTTCTTCGCGGCGGGAAGCAAAGGTTACACGGACTATCCTACCTTAAAAGAATTAGAAGCACAAAAGAGCTAA
- a CDS encoding SDR family oxidoreductase yields the protein MNISKQVAFVTGANRGLGRQLTLELLSRGAKVYAGARNPETIDIPGVTPVKLDVTNPQEVAAAASLAKDVTLLINNAGSSTGASLLEGDLAKIQLEMDTHFFGTLSMVRAFAPVIENNGGGTVLNILSVLSWFSGGNAGAYTAAKAAAWALTNDLRLNLYPRQIRVAGLHVGFMETDMTAGLDAPKSNPSDVARMAIDGIESGSFEILADDNSRMIQAGLSGGVATLYPHLS from the coding sequence ATGAATATTTCTAAACAAGTTGCATTTGTTACTGGAGCAAACAGGGGGCTTGGCCGCCAGCTTACACTTGAACTTCTATCTAGAGGGGCAAAGGTTTACGCAGGGGCAAGAAATCCAGAGACTATCGATATCCCCGGTGTTACACCTGTAAAGCTTGATGTAACCAATCCTCAAGAGGTAGCAGCAGCTGCCAGCCTTGCTAAGGACGTTACCCTTCTCATCAACAATGCAGGATCATCTACAGGTGCTTCTCTCCTAGAAGGTGATTTGGCAAAAATCCAGCTGGAAATGGACACGCATTTCTTTGGTACGTTATCCATGGTTCGCGCTTTTGCCCCGGTCATCGAAAACAACGGTGGAGGTACGGTTCTGAATATTCTTTCCGTATTATCTTGGTTCAGCGGCGGTAATGCGGGTGCTTATACTGCTGCGAAGGCTGCAGCCTGGGCATTGACGAACGATCTGCGTTTGAATTTGTACCCTCGTCAGATTAGAGTTGCAGGCTTACATGTAGGATTTATGGAAACAGACATGACTGCTGGTCTTGATGCTCCCAAATCGAACCCTTCAGATGTAGCGAGAATGGCTATTGATGGTATCGAAAGCGGCAGCTTTGAGATTCTTGCTGATGATAACAGTCGAATGATTCAAGCTGGACTTTCCGGTGGCGTTGCTACTCTATACCCGCATCTTTCTTAA
- a CDS encoding SDR family oxidoreductase produces the protein MKLKGRTILVTGGTSGIGFAFAKRLHDMGNTVIITGRSQQRIDQIVNNNPGFIGIMADVSNPDSVEHLAKELTLHYPKLDMVMNNAGIIHEFDLFDETFTYEDITAEVATNLNGTIYMTKALLPLLAKQQEAMIVNTSSLLANITIANAPTYSATKAGIHMFSDALREQIRAKGKNIHVVELCPPVISETNLTETFDEGFLNKIISLPLEKLVNIGIKGMEKNKLRVNAGFTKVMRFSMKFAPDFITHTWGGMLLKSKQ, from the coding sequence ATGAAATTGAAAGGCAGAACTATTCTGGTGACTGGTGGTACGTCCGGAATTGGCTTTGCTTTTGCGAAACGACTGCACGACATGGGGAATACTGTAATCATAACTGGACGCTCACAACAACGAATCGACCAGATCGTAAATAACAATCCCGGCTTTATCGGAATAATGGCTGATGTTAGCAATCCCGATAGTGTAGAGCACCTTGCGAAGGAACTAACCCTTCACTATCCCAAACTGGATATGGTTATGAATAATGCAGGCATCATCCACGAATTCGACTTGTTTGATGAAACATTCACTTACGAGGATATTACTGCAGAAGTTGCTACAAATTTGAACGGGACAATCTACATGACCAAGGCATTGTTACCACTGTTAGCTAAACAACAGGAGGCAATGATTGTTAACACGAGTTCTCTACTTGCTAATATTACTATCGCCAACGCACCTACTTATTCTGCTACAAAAGCTGGAATTCACATGTTTAGTGATGCGTTACGTGAGCAAATTCGGGCTAAAGGTAAAAACATACATGTAGTGGAACTTTGTCCACCTGTTATTTCTGAAACCAATCTCACGGAGACTTTTGACGAAGGTTTCTTGAATAAAATAATTTCTCTGCCATTAGAGAAGCTTGTAAACATCGGTATTAAAGGGATGGAGAAAAATAAACTGCGAGTAAATGCGGGGTTTACGAAAGTTATGCGCTTTTCCATGAAGTTCGCTCCGGATTTCATCACTCATACTTGGGGGGGAATGCTCCTTAAATCAAAGCAATAA
- a CDS encoding NADP-dependent oxidoreductase has translation MKAAQITQYSKQFKVEVRDIPVPEITDHEVLVKVKAAAVNHLELLIATGSVKLIQDYAFPLTLGNELSGIVEKIGKNVTGFQVGDAIYTRLPLQKIGAFAEYAAIHADAIAHLPGNLDFVAGAAAPLTGLTAYQSLHEELAAKAGESLFIPGGSGSFGQMAIPIAKSMGLKVIVSGSPTARERTMAAGASQYIDYTTENYWERLRDLDYVIDTLGPSEFDHELSVIKPGGHLLSLRTGPNKRFAKTMGLPWWKQKLFSIAGAKYDHKAKKKKIEYHFVFVRSDGEQLRKITKIIEKNGIVPAVDPTEFRIEDINKALTLVATGHPKGKVIIRF, from the coding sequence ATGAAAGCAGCACAGATTACCCAATATTCAAAACAGTTTAAAGTTGAAGTGCGCGATATCCCAGTCCCGGAAATAACGGATCACGAAGTTTTGGTTAAGGTGAAAGCTGCGGCGGTCAACCACTTGGAACTGCTTATCGCTACTGGAAGTGTGAAGTTAATCCAGGACTATGCGTTCCCACTGACACTCGGTAATGAGCTCTCAGGTATTGTCGAGAAGATTGGCAAGAACGTCACTGGTTTCCAAGTTGGTGATGCGATTTATACACGGCTCCCGCTGCAAAAAATCGGAGCGTTTGCCGAATACGCGGCGATTCATGCGGATGCCATCGCTCACTTACCGGGTAATCTGGATTTTGTAGCTGGTGCGGCTGCACCTTTAACGGGATTGACAGCCTATCAAAGTTTGCATGAAGAGCTAGCTGCAAAAGCTGGAGAAAGCTTGTTCATCCCCGGCGGCTCTGGTTCATTTGGCCAAATGGCTATACCTATTGCTAAAAGCATGGGGCTTAAGGTCATTGTTAGTGGAAGTCCAACAGCACGCGAACGTACAATGGCTGCTGGAGCGAGTCAATACATTGACTACACGACTGAGAACTATTGGGAACGACTTCGCGATCTTGATTATGTGATCGATACCTTGGGACCCAGTGAATTTGATCATGAACTCTCCGTCATTAAACCAGGCGGTCATCTTCTTTCGCTAAGGACAGGGCCTAATAAACGTTTTGCCAAAACTATGGGCTTACCGTGGTGGAAACAAAAGCTATTCAGTATTGCCGGAGCCAAGTATGATCACAAAGCAAAGAAAAAGAAGATCGAATATCATTTCGTCTTTGTACGCAGCGATGGAGAGCAATTACGGAAAATTACTAAGATTATTGAAAAGAACGGAATTGTTCCCGCGGTGGACCCCACAGAGTTTCGCATTGAAGATATCAATAAAGCTTTAACCCTTGTTGCAACAGGTCATCCTAAAGGGAAAGTTATTATCCGATTTTAA
- a CDS encoding TetR/AcrR family transcriptional regulator has translation MAKITQQLIIETAEALIERTEKSEVTLSQIADELNITHAALYKHFKNKQELWAAVAKNWFNRMISEQIKINMAHLASPQEVLHDWLWAFVNAKKRAYNENPKMFSLNTQYVDSNPRVLRDVLWDSYQNIDRFMGYNDPHYERAEAILSAFAVFSLPSFKESWNSPDYQDRFERIWSLIKQGV, from the coding sequence ATGGCTAAAATCACGCAGCAGCTTATTATTGAAACTGCCGAGGCATTAATTGAACGGACGGAGAAATCCGAAGTGACGCTCTCACAAATAGCGGATGAATTGAATATTACCCATGCAGCACTCTATAAGCATTTTAAAAATAAACAAGAACTCTGGGCAGCTGTAGCTAAAAACTGGTTCAATCGGATGATTTCAGAACAAATCAAAATAAACATGGCTCATTTGGCTTCACCACAGGAAGTGCTCCACGACTGGCTTTGGGCATTTGTGAATGCCAAAAAACGCGCTTATAATGAGAATCCCAAAATGTTCTCTTTGAATACACAATATGTGGACAGTAATCCACGGGTATTACGAGATGTGCTCTGGGATTCATATCAAAATATTGATCGGTTTATGGGTTATAACGACCCTCACTATGAGCGGGCAGAGGCAATTCTATCTGCTTTTGCAGTGTTTAGTCTTCCCTCTTTTAAAGAATCCTGGAATTCACCAGACTACCAAGATCGGTTTGAACGTATCTGGAGTTTAATCAAACAGGGTGTTTGA
- a CDS encoding dihydrofolate reductase family protein codes for MRKLVLFLHASLDGFVEGPDGEMDIGWVSYDADLEKHAKEILSTADTVIWGRGTYQMMHSYWPSVPSNPSASQHELDHAEWIEKTAKIVFSTTLENVEWNNSRLVKEDIEEEINNLKQQPGKDMVILGSPRLAHHLMQLDLIDEYKITVSPVLIGKGLPLFQGLKEKVNLKLIENKTFDSGAIGLVYQTVR; via the coding sequence ATGAGAAAACTCGTTCTATTTCTGCACGCATCACTTGACGGTTTTGTAGAAGGGCCGGATGGTGAAATGGACATTGGCTGGGTTTCCTACGATGCTGATTTGGAGAAGCACGCGAAAGAAATTCTGAGTACTGCCGACACTGTCATTTGGGGGCGTGGGACTTATCAGATGATGCACAGTTACTGGCCATCTGTGCCTTCGAATCCATCAGCTTCGCAACATGAACTGGATCATGCCGAGTGGATCGAAAAGACAGCCAAAATCGTATTTTCCACAACGCTGGAGAACGTTGAATGGAATAACTCCAGACTCGTAAAAGAAGATATCGAGGAAGAGATCAATAACCTCAAACAGCAGCCAGGCAAAGATATGGTCATCCTCGGCAGTCCTAGGCTCGCACATCACCTTATGCAGCTTGATTTAATTGATGAGTATAAAATTACAGTTTCTCCCGTACTGATCGGTAAAGGATTGCCATTATTTCAAGGTCTGAAGGAGAAAGTCAATCTTAAGCTAATCGAAAACAAAACCTTTGATTCTGGAGCCATAGGTCTCGTTTACCAGACGGTAAGATGA
- a CDS encoding ArnT family glycosyltransferase gives MSKVIYKSLYLILLVFVGLFIVSSLFVRAQYNYTLYGDNPILGMQQWSIFIPVIALLLVSGVMLYRLCLKVNKYSPKVVIPVVLLCSLAIQIIIIFVFPRVPTDDSQTVLSLAMNILYDQDYSSFETGGYLHMFPFNFSTVLYLKTLLYLFPDNYLVIKLFNILFATLTSLMIYLIYKQLNNMSAERDYGVLIFAATYLPSLFLNNLIYNDVIATAFLTSCLYFLIRFIREKSWRTIVIAAILLAIGNYFRSIGVIVLIAAMLTILLNMRSIGFKKGIASIFVLAMLFNVPGWTQNAVLKSSGAVSEPVGENSAPAYMWLNMGINLERFGFWDNMESYQIYQREANYNKAESTELYKQEIERKLSEASLSDLAQMYYKKIIWTWTEGTYQMDRYGIGNESSSGMGGGRGGGIAGSYSYTNAVTDLFKGDSIYRTGVLWIVYVMNFMMYCFIFIRLVGGVRGKRYDEVSLILVILGFIGFYILWEIKSRYIYPVYPLLVVLSYMGFKDAYNFMFHRKLGWERSSLRKG, from the coding sequence ATGTCTAAGGTGATCTATAAGTCGCTTTACCTCATTCTGCTTGTTTTTGTGGGCTTGTTCATCGTTTCGTCCCTGTTTGTTCGGGCGCAGTACAACTACACCTTGTACGGGGATAATCCGATTCTGGGCATGCAGCAGTGGAGTATTTTTATCCCGGTGATTGCTTTGCTTCTGGTTTCGGGTGTCATGTTGTACCGCCTATGTCTGAAGGTGAACAAATACAGTCCCAAGGTTGTCATTCCGGTGGTGCTGCTGTGTTCTCTGGCCATTCAAATCATAATTATCTTCGTGTTTCCACGAGTGCCTACGGATGATTCACAGACCGTACTTTCACTCGCGATGAACATACTTTACGATCAGGATTATTCCTCGTTCGAAACGGGCGGATATCTGCACATGTTCCCGTTCAACTTTTCTACCGTCTTGTATCTAAAAACATTGCTGTACTTGTTCCCGGATAATTATCTGGTGATCAAGCTGTTTAATATTTTATTTGCAACGTTAACGTCATTAATGATTTATCTCATTTATAAACAGTTAAATAATATGTCCGCGGAACGTGATTACGGGGTTCTGATCTTTGCAGCGACGTATCTGCCATCCCTGTTCCTGAACAACCTGATCTATAACGATGTCATTGCTACGGCGTTTCTGACGTCTTGTTTATACTTTTTGATTCGGTTTATACGTGAAAAGTCTTGGCGGACGATCGTCATTGCCGCCATTCTGCTCGCGATTGGCAACTACTTCCGAAGCATCGGCGTAATTGTGCTGATTGCTGCTATGTTAACCATCCTGCTAAATATGCGAAGTATTGGATTCAAGAAAGGGATTGCCTCCATCTTCGTGCTGGCTATGTTGTTTAACGTCCCAGGGTGGACTCAGAATGCGGTCTTGAAATCTTCAGGTGCTGTCAGTGAACCTGTTGGGGAAAATTCGGCACCGGCCTATATGTGGTTGAACATGGGGATTAATCTGGAACGATTCGGCTTCTGGGACAACATGGAGAGCTACCAGATCTATCAAAGAGAAGCCAATTATAACAAAGCTGAAAGTACAGAACTGTACAAACAGGAGATTGAACGCAAGCTGTCGGAAGCCAGCTTAAGTGACTTGGCCCAGATGTATTACAAAAAGATCATTTGGACCTGGACCGAAGGTACCTACCAAATGGATCGATATGGCATCGGTAATGAAAGCTCCTCGGGTATGGGAGGAGGAAGAGGTGGCGGAATTGCCGGCTCCTACAGTTATACCAATGCGGTAACAGATTTATTCAAGGGAGATTCCATCTACCGGACGGGGGTGCTTTGGATCGTTTATGTGATGAATTTCATGATGTACTGTTTTATTTTCATTCGCTTGGTCGGTGGGGTTCGTGGAAAGCGGTATGACGAAGTTTCATTGATTCTGGTTATTCTCGGATTTATCGGGTTCTATATTCTGTGGGAGATCAAATCGAGGTATATCTACCCCGTATATCCGCTGCTGGTTGTATTGTCGTACATGGGCTTCAAAGATGCGTATAACTTCATGTTTCATCGAAAACTTGGCTGGGAACGTTCTTCCCTGAGAAAAGGGTGA
- a CDS encoding phosphotransferase enzyme family protein: protein MLKLKYLFHNNDLAEMILKNWSYDSDSLGMFQYYRISSNAVYPFRDQGEVHLLRFAPIEEKNQTNLAAELEFLTYLKLNQYGVMEAVPSHTGKELVEAHTPWGMYYASVFKRVPGNQMGSIDLTDQIVRSMGEALGQLHRLSRDYTPKQTKRWTYTDVLDWMKDVLGEFPSETAALNEIEVLQDYFANWPVTQQNFGLIHYDFELDNVFYDEESHSCYAIDFDDAMYHWYAMDVEQTLDSLRDEIRPDEWEQKKGILLQGYWREAGDTYDMESMFPACRRFANLYGYIRVLRSGAEQWAHEPEWMSGLRVRLDKARAAKAKQFGQQQNFQLPPK from the coding sequence ATGTTAAAACTAAAATATTTGTTTCATAATAACGATCTCGCCGAGATGATTTTGAAAAACTGGAGTTATGATTCAGACTCCCTGGGCATGTTCCAGTATTATCGGATATCCTCCAATGCCGTGTATCCGTTCAGGGATCAGGGAGAGGTTCACTTGCTTCGTTTTGCGCCTATAGAGGAGAAAAATCAAACTAATCTTGCAGCAGAACTAGAGTTTCTTACCTATCTCAAACTAAACCAATATGGTGTCATGGAAGCTGTACCTTCCCATACAGGAAAAGAGCTGGTAGAGGCTCATACGCCTTGGGGAATGTATTATGCCTCTGTATTCAAACGAGTTCCTGGTAACCAGATGGGCAGTATCGATCTAACTGACCAGATTGTGCGCAGCATGGGTGAGGCATTGGGCCAGCTGCATCGTTTATCCCGCGACTATACACCCAAACAGACGAAACGCTGGACGTACACGGATGTACTGGATTGGATGAAGGACGTGCTGGGGGAGTTCCCTAGCGAGACTGCAGCACTCAATGAGATAGAAGTTCTCCAGGACTATTTTGCCAACTGGCCCGTTACACAACAGAACTTCGGGTTAATTCATTATGATTTTGAACTGGATAATGTCTTCTATGACGAGGAGAGTCATTCCTGTTACGCCATTGACTTCGATGACGCGATGTACCACTGGTATGCAATGGATGTGGAGCAGACTCTGGATAGTCTAAGGGACGAAATTCGGCCTGATGAGTGGGAGCAGAAGAAGGGAATACTCCTGCAAGGGTATTGGAGGGAAGCAGGAGACACCTATGATATGGAGTCGATGTTCCCGGCATGTCGCCGCTTTGCCAATCTGTACGGTTATATACGTGTGCTTCGATCTGGGGCAGAACAATGGGCGCATGAACCGGAATGGATGAGCGGATTAAGAGTAAGGCTGGATAAAGCGAGGGCAGCAAAAGCAAAGCAGTTTGGTCAGCAGCAGAACTTTCAACTACCGCCAAAATGA
- a CDS encoding HAD family hydrolase, giving the protein MDDKKLIIFFDSGDTIVDESTEIRDEEGIVLSADLIPGADITIQKLHERGYTLALVADGDAQSFKNVFKQHGLHDYFSAMIISENIKASKPSPRMFKAAIGALDLSEGDFSRTVMIGNNLSRDMKGANALGITSIFQSWTPRYPHEPVDETERPTHTVGEPMELLELIERLNAEVK; this is encoded by the coding sequence ATGGACGACAAAAAGTTAATTATCTTTTTTGACAGCGGCGATACCATTGTTGATGAATCGACCGAGATTCGGGACGAAGAAGGAATTGTTCTGAGTGCGGATCTGATTCCGGGTGCGGATATCACGATTCAGAAGCTTCATGAAAGAGGGTACACGCTGGCCCTGGTTGCCGACGGCGATGCACAATCCTTCAAGAACGTATTTAAGCAGCATGGACTTCATGATTATTTTAGCGCAATGATTATTTCGGAAAATATTAAAGCCAGCAAACCAAGCCCGCGGATGTTTAAGGCAGCCATTGGTGCCCTTGATTTGTCCGAAGGGGATTTTTCAAGAACAGTGATGATTGGCAATAACCTGAGTCGTGATATGAAGGGAGCCAACGCACTTGGCATCACCAGCATCTTTCAGAGCTGGACACCGCGTTATCCCCATGAGCCGGTGGATGAGACAGAACGTCCGACTCACACAGTCGGTGAACCGATGGAGCTGCTTGAACTTATTGAACGGCTGAATGCTGAGGTCAAATAA